The genomic interval CAGGGCGTGCCCGAGGACATCGAGTACGACGCTTACGACGCGGACGCCGTGCACCTGCTCGCGGTCGCGGACGACGGCACCCCGCTCGGCACCGCCCGGCTGCTGCACGGCGCCGCCGCGGCGGCGAAGAACGGCGGGGACCCGTCGGCCGGCTCGCTCGGCCGGCTCGCGGTCCTGCGGCGGGCGCGCGGTCTCGGGGTCGGCGCGGCGCTCGTGCGGGCCGTCGAGGAGGCGGCCCGGGAGCGCGGCCTCACCGGCG from Streptomyces sp. DH-12 carries:
- a CDS encoding GNAT family N-acetyltransferase; the protein is MSPAVTVRVAEDPADREACFAVRKEVFVAEQGVPEDIEYDAYDADAVHLLAVADDGTPLGTARLLHGAAAAAKNGGDPSAGSLGRLAVLRRARGLGVGAALVRAVEEAARERGLTGVGLHAQTHALGFYERLGYAAHGPEFPDAGMPHRAMRRAL